In Chelmon rostratus isolate fCheRos1 chromosome 21, fCheRos1.pri, whole genome shotgun sequence, the genomic window CAGGCGCGCCGCAGCAGCCAAAGCCCAGTATTCCTTTGGTTGAACGGATGGAGGCGAAGCTAGATGCAGAGAGCGAGATGAATCTCGTCCCGTGTGGAAGTGGTTATTTCCGTGTAAAATTTGTGGTTTGCATGCCTTTATAATCCGTCTCTTTCgctttctgtgtgtctcctgctcACATTGGTCCAgtttccctcctcctgccttcctTTTCAGACTTattgtcactttgttttgtatttgtacgCAGCTTTTAGCGACGTATAATTGGGTTGTAACGtcacatgaatgtgtgcatcCATTCTAGCAGTCGTAGCCTTGTGGTCCGGAGGATATATGGCCGATGGCTCTGCTCTGAATGCTCCATGTAAATCCCTGACTGATCACTGTGTTCTCGGCCATGACTGGACGATTTTATCATTCGTATGTGGCTCGAGGTGATTGACAACATGGTTAAAAATAAGGACGCGGACACCTTAACATGAGATTTTGGAACCTGGCCGCAGGGATTTGCTCCctttcagccacaagagcataAATAAACACTGATGCTAGATGATAAGGTCTGGAGATGGCTTTCATCAGAAATATGTTGGTCCAGGTTCTCTCAGGTTGAAGTTCTTCCACTCCAAACTCTTTGTAGACCTGTTTCTAGACTTTGTGCATGCACCATCGTGTTTCAACGGGAAAGAGCCAAACACCAACTGTTGGAAGCACCTGGTTGTCTAAAACATCTTTGCGTGCTGTAGCATATCCTCTATTTGTTTGAGTAAACCATGAGAAACAGCCTCAGAACCAAAGCACACAGTGATGAGGGGGCGAGGGGGGTGTACAGAGGAAAGTGGCAGCAGATTAACTCAGTGGATACTGCTGTGGCTTTACTAAAAGGTAGATGTAAGAATAAACGTCTGTAACTGGAATAAACCTGCTAATTCACCTTCCCAGAGTCACCAATCAATCATCGGTTAATCTTAAAGGATGTTATTTATGAAACGTTCTCcacttccagcttctcaaatgtgaagatttgcagGTGCAATTAAATTTTGTCACTgtttctgtcaaacacacatcagGTTACATTGGGTTATTTTGCCTGATTGGATGTCTTCTCAGGACTGTCAGCTGTGGACAGCCTGTGCTTCATTTACATTCCCCTCACTCTTAGGACAAAACACACCTTTATcacttttatatatatatatttatattataggCCTTTAAGATTAATTAGCTCAGCTCAACTGCAACCTGACAtgaggtctaatcagccagagtgagtgaaaacacctgtgggGGCTGCAAACTCGTGATGGACATTAGTTGTTACTTGCAGACTTTAAGGTGTCCCACAGTTTGGGACGTTTTTGAAAAGACACAATCATGCATCATTTTAAAGCAACAACATGCAGAACTGCCTTTACACCTCCCAGCAGATATAAAGAGATGCTGAAACACAAAGTTGTCATGAACGATGACACTTTGTCACTTTAAAATAATCGCTCCCCTCTGCTGTGTCTGGCAGGCGTCCTCAGTGCTGTCGTCTGTTGAAGAAGTCttgttcagctgctgtttgctccTTTTATGTTGTGAGAGAACAAAATCTTTCACCATCAAAAGAGCCACTCCAAGCTTTTACTGGTGTACGAACTTTGTTTCAGTGTCACAGACGTCAGCAGCTTTCTGAAGTCAttgaatgaatgtgtttctgatcCCGAATCTCCTCCCGCCCTCCCAGGTTCGTAGCCCAGAATGCAATGCGTCTGCAGAAGCTTGGCGTGACGCACGTCCTCAATGTGGCGGAGGGCACCTCCTTCATGCATGTCAATACCAGTGTGGACTTCTACACCGGCACGGGCATCATGTACCACGGCATCCAGGCCAATGACACAGAGCAATTCAACCTCAGTGCCTTCTTCGAGGAGGGGGCCGATTTTATCGACAAGGCCCTAGCACACAATAATGGCAAAGGTGAGTTTATTTTGAGCTGTGAAATGTGAGATGTGTTGACTGAACGTTAGAGCACATGACTGCTGGAATGTGAAAGTTACTCATAAGGAGGGAATAGCCCCCTGACTCCGCAGcccccctcagctctacagaacattttattgtcttttagctcattgtttttgtttttctgcactttcACTGCTCTGCAGCTAAAAAGCGGAGATGGAAAACAGTGCAGGGGTTAGTGAATATTAGCTAACATTGACATGACCAGAAAGACTCTAAATGAAGGTTAATGGGTGCGTAGATAAGCGCCTGTTCTCCACAAGTTGAGACACGGAAACAAGCTCCTGTCGTCGCCTGTCCAACAACAGACACAAGATTTAAGGGATCTTTTAATGATTCGATCTCAACGTGCTTCATCGCTGTGGATCTTAAAGTGAGGACAGGAGATAATGTGACACGCCTGAGCATCTCCGGCTAAATCTGACACACTCCTGAGCCCTGCTCCATATTCCATTATGAGATCAAAATGTTCCATGCATAATACACCTGTAGCACCAAAACCCAGTTCATGTAATTGGTTTCAGCTGAAGTGACACTTTGTAAAGCAACGATGTATGAGAAATGATCAAAATGCAGAAATCAGCAGGGAGTAATTTGAAATACCTGCAGTATACAGTTCTAGGTCAGGTGTACTGCGTTGTAACTTGGGTTGGAAAGTTGAATTTTTAGATTAAAAATCCATCGATCCCAGGAGGCCTCAGCCCTCCTCCACCTAAAATAAGAAATCTTTCCCCAGCTCTCCCAAAGCTGCAGCTAAATTTAGTTAATTTGTCACTGCACATGAGGGATGtgtttaattagtgagctgAAGCCTGGGTTTTATGGCATGGATTTATTGTCAGCTTTGACACAGAAAAGCATTTAAATTTCCAGGCAGTTTGGCAACGGCGCACCAACGCTGCGGTAAATCAGCTACTGTAACGAGgactgtggaggagaggagagagaggaggaggagggatgaaggagcaggaagaggagaagcCTGCCACCTGCCAGTGCTGGAGTTTGACTTTGTGCTTTGTGCAACATtgtctttgacattttgtgaccCCGAGCTGCAAGCTCTGAAAAGTCATAGGTCAGAGATTTAATGAGGAACCACATGGATGAAGTtaatgtgtgtcctgtgtgcagGCTCACACTGCACGCTTTCATCTTAACATTACAAGTGGAAACTATCTACAAAGCTACCAGCACACTGCACAATAATTATTATATgaacagtaacacacagttaTCAGCTCTACAGAGCCTCTTTCAACAGCTGccatttaaattcattttatatGATTTAACAATGTCTCGGCTGGTTTAGTCAGACTCAGCTGTTGGTAACCACAGTAAATAAATGCTGAATCTGTTATCTGTCCGGCTTGTTGTCTGgctaatgtgtttctgtgcattaaAGACAATTATAATAATACACATTGGGTTGAGTGGTTCGAAAGGTTTCAGACAGATAGCTAGTTAGCTCGGTAACTCTCAATTTAAGCCTTTAAATGTTAGTCAGAAGGTAGTTTGCCTCAAATAGTtcagcgccccctgctggaccaCAAGACAAGCTACTGTAGACTGTAAATATTGAATTTGAACAGGTCAGAACAGGTtaaatatatacttttttaCACATTTGTGCAAAAATATGAATGACAGCCCAACGAGTGAGTTAGTGATGCAGCGACTGAAGATCCCGCATGTCTAACAAGAGGATACAGCAGAATCAACATTGATCTGTGGCAGGCAGGGTGATTAGGTATTGAAGAGGTCATTTTATTGGCAGCCGCCTGCTCTGGGAGTATGGAGGAGAAGTGGATAGAAGGACATTATACaacagaggagtggaggagagagagatgtttgGGATAATACTGCGAGAGGGACACAGAGGAGGTGTTGGGTTTCAAATAAAGTGACGAGTCGGCAGATCTGACCTGAGCCGCTCTGTGAAGCGAGATTCCTCACGGGGTTCGGGCCTGTCAGTAATGTAAGTGTTAGTCCAATAGAGATAGATAGGTATCCAGATATGAAAATACAGATGCAGTACAGAGGAGACTCATGtattctgtacacacacacacacacacacacacacacacacacacacacacacacacagactctttGTAGGATGTGGGTTCACTGGAGGATGCGGCTGCAGTGGAGATGATTGACTTTGCCGAGTCTGCAGCAGAGGTCAGGTCGTGTATTTGCATCTCCTGGCACAGAAGATGCTTCGCTCAGCAAGTTTTGGTCGCAGCATGTGTTCCCCAACGTCTCTgactcctttttgttttctttgttaattttttccttcttcctcaccTCATTTGTCTTCCTCCACTCCACAGCATTGGATCGAAAAGCCaccataaaacaaaaatcacaaaacagaaatgtctttttaactTTTCTGGTCCTTTACAGACAGCGTGAAATAAGTTCTGATCATTCTGATGCCCAACACATCAAACAACACTGAGCCGTTGGCTTGTGGCCTGTAGCTGctagcaaagcaaaaaaagtcTGATTATAACAATgatgatatatatatgtatatatacacacacatgtttgaGAAATCCTCAGAAATCCATCACATTATGGAAAAAGAAGATGCCATTTGCCTGTGACTTTAAACAGAAAGAGGCCAACATTTGATTATCACATCAACAAATCTACATTAATTGTAGGATGAAGTATGAAATTCAGCAGAACATcctatgaaatataaatatttggCATCAGTCTGAATTGTGTTTAGTGGGATAAtgcatgaaaatgatcatttagaATTTCTGAAATACTCATTTCTGCAGAAACGTGATCTTATTACCAACAAAGACAGTTAATTGATCCAAAGTATTCTGATGTATCTGAAGACTCTGCATCACAGGGAGCCAAACCACTTCAGGCCGGTAGcctcagcagtcttttagcaggtccatcgtccatgctgtgtttctcttggtgtttttcatgtctgtcctcttcagtctggtcagtctctgtgtcctcaagtctcttgtgtcttaatatcgcttctcctgtcggtccagcgttgttctttacttttctcgtcttttttgctggtgacatcattctccagccacacgtcaagtgttttgtccaaacaaatctAAAGTAATGTCTCCATATTTTGTCCCTCAGATCCGCTGGCtgtttgttattgagcttggtacattaagggatgGCCCCTTTGGTCTATGAATGTTGCTACATGTGCAGCCGGTGGTCTatcaacaaataaacacacaggcgATTTGGCgaatcagaattgagtatttaagagtgctgtgttctaatatatatatatatatatatatatatttatatatatatgtatagttCTTGTATAAGagtttgttgtattttggtatttcctgctgcctgtaacacttgattaataaagtcttatatCTTATTCCTGTGtgtcatagagctccattgttgtcaaAAGCTATTTCaaacaatgtttaaaaatgtattccttCATTATGATGAACAAACACGTATCTGGGGCACCGCCTGGCTCCCCCAGATACTTAATGGAGCACCacatgtgtattaatccacatcTGAAAATATAGTCCCCAACAAACTCGATATTATCTCCCGTTTGAAGGAAGTGGGGAAGGACGAACACATGTTGATTCTGGTCTGTTGAAGAATACTGCCGCACACATCACtcaacttcctgttcctgtttgtctgttcgTGTCCTGCAGGGAAGGTGTACGTACACTGCAGAGAAGGCTACAGCCGCTCCCCCACCATGGTCGTTGCTTACCTCATGCTGCGCCATAAAATGGATGCCCGGCTGGCGGTGGCCACCGTCAGGCAGAAGAGAGAAATCGGTCCTAATGACGGTTTCCTTCGCCAACTGTGCCAACTTAACGAGAAGCTGGCGAAGGAAGGCAAGCTGAACGGGGAGGCGGGCAAACTAAAGACCAAATGaatgcaggagaggaaaaacatgaagagaCCCTCTGCCCCGTCTCCCCCCATCCTGCCTTTCACAGGCTTCAGCTGCTCCCGGAGACCGACCCCACCCTGACCAAACCAGCACCCATCCAACACACCAGGGGTATtcttaaacacaaacatacatgcttttatttgtgtAGATAATTACTCCTCATGCACccgcaggcacacacacacacacacacacacacacgctcagttTACGtctgttcctgctgctctgacGGGGGACATCCTGTCCAtcctctgcctgctcctccAAAGAGAGCGATCTCAAACACACTCCTCTACACCACACAGATGTGCAGATGTGTCGCTGCTAGAACCCGAAAGCTCTAAATTTCCAGCATTTTTCAGCTGAGCGACTTAAAGCATTCCTTCA contains:
- the dusp3a gene encoding dual specificity protein phosphatase 3, yielding MKKHLSPTKQQQQPPPPPADVPAPGGEVTVQQLNELLSNGSGFYSLPTQHFNEVFPRIYIGNAFVAQNAMRLQKLGVTHVLNVAEGTSFMHVNTSVDFYTGTGIMYHGIQANDTEQFNLSAFFEEGADFIDKALAHNNGKGKVYVHCREGYSRSPTMVVAYLMLRHKMDARLAVATVRQKREIGPNDGFLRQLCQLNEKLAKEGKLNGEAGKLKTK